A genomic window from Hyla sarda isolate aHylSar1 unplaced genomic scaffold, aHylSar1.hap1 scaffold_199, whole genome shotgun sequence includes:
- the LOC130317324 gene encoding uncharacterized protein LOC130317324 — protein sequence MIYIDLDLDLHRFFRNIRLKAFFDSQTCTVPTQITTLTPINTQTLGIKIPSRFTPPRGPPAVETFIDFIKRDISSLRKEISKGTLHYPNNFTSSEIRALGDLQNDKAIIIKPADKGGAIVVQDTTEYIREIHSQLNDTSIYRKLDSDPVKKIEQKILECIDHYLELNIIDSKTHTFLRKEHPITPVLYTLPKIHKNLQHPPGRPIVASTESVLSPLSITLEKILTPLIKTTPSFLLDTTAFIQLIHGITNIPPDSILVTLDVNSLYTSIKHEKGLHATKQLLINSAFTPDTIDFCTDILELVLHNNYFLFQDDFFLQIQGTAMGSNMAPPYANAYMAWFEAQYIYPDPAFQTHSLVWKRYIDDIFCIWKGPLPTLQSFHEYINSIWPELQFTIHYHSNHIDFLDTTVIVDSLGQLTTDLYTKPTDRNNLLLYTSYHPKSTIESLPRSQFHRVKRIVSNPQTQQQRIEEMSVKFRTRGYPERVLAKAQQSRTPRSNNTARIPFVHTYHPFSYKVHGIIRKHWPLLHQALPNVNEFKDPFMPCFRRPRNLRDRLVRADIGSANTHSTQTLLKPRKNGTFPCLHCIQCNSIIKGDRTHHPRSGESIPLKGFFTCDTNFVIYLLKCPCGLAYVGETTQKIRDRISQHKSTIRRKNLLLPVPHHFDTHNHTPSQLRFQVLEQIHRNRRGGNRSRLLKLREAYWIHRLQTLEPHGLNREYDITNM from the coding sequence ATGATTTACATAGATTTGGATTTGGATTTACATAGATTCTTTAGAAATATCagattaaaagcattttttgatAGTCAAACATGTACGGTTCCCACCCAAATCACTACTTTGACCCCAATCAACACCCAAACACTCGGGATAAAAATCCCTAGCAGATTTACGCCCCCGAGAGGACCACCCGCTGTTGAAACTTTTATTGATTTCATTAAAAGAGATATTTCTTCTCTCCGCAAGGAAATCTCTAAAGGCACTCTCCATTACCCCAACAACTTCACCTCCAGTGAGATACGTGCCCTAGGGGACTTACAAAATGATAAAGCAATTATCATTAAACCAGCGGATAAGGGGGGAGCAATAGTGGTACAGGATACCACTGAGTACATACGTGAAATTCATTCACAATTGAACGacaccagtatatacaggaaaCTTGATTCAGATCCCGTAAAAAAGATTGAACAAAAAATACTAGAATGTATAGATCACTATCTAGAACTCAACATCATTGATAGCAAGACCCATACATTTCTCCGTAAAGAACACCCAATAACTCCTGTCTTATACACACTTCCGAAAATTCATAAAAATCTTCAACACCCTCCTGGTCGTCCAATTGTAGCCTCAACTGAATCCGTACTCTCACCCCTGTCCATTACTCTCGAAAAAATCCTCACACCACTCATTAAGACAACACCTTCTTTTCTTCTCGACACTACAGCCTTCATCCAACTAATCCACGGCATCACTAATATCCCCCCAGACTCTATTCTAGTTACCTTGGATGTAAACAGCCTGTACACCTCAATTAAACATGAAAAAGGACTTCATGCCACCAAACAGTTACTCATTAATTCCGCCTTCACACCCGATACCATAGATTTTTGCACTGACATTTTGGAACTAGTTTTACACAATAACTACTTTTTATTTCAAGATGACTTCTTCCTGCAGATACAAGGGACGGCAATGGGGTCCAACATGGCACCCCCATATGCCAATGCCTATATGGCTTGGTTTGAGGCACAATACATTTACCCTGACCCAGCATTCCAGACCCACTCCTTGGTCTGGAAAAGATATATCGATGATATATTCTGTATTTGGAAAGGACCATTGCCCACCCTACAATCATTCCATGAATACATAAACTCCATTTGGCCTGAGTTACAATTTACCATTCACTACCATTCAAATCACATAGACTTCCTAGATACCACCGTAATAGTTGATTCCCTGGGACAACTTACCACTGACCTCTACACTAAACCCACGGACCGCAATAATTTACTCCTATATACCAGTTATCATCCCAAATCCACAATAGAATCCCTTCCAAGATCACAATTTCACAGAGTTAAACGCATAGTCAGCAACCCACAGACACAACAACAACGTATAGAAGAAATGTCAGTGAAATTTAGAACAAGAGGCTACCCCGAGCGGGTCCTCGCCAAGGCACAACAATCTAGAACCCCCAGATCAAACAATACAGCCCGTATACCGTTTGTTCACACATATCATCCATTTTCATACAAAGTACATGGCATAATAAGAAAACACTGGCCATTATTACACCAAGCCCTTCCTAATGTTAATGAATTTAAAGACCCATTTATGCCATGCTTCAGAAGACCAAGGAATTTGAGAGACCGTTTGGTACGAGCTGACATAGGCAGTGCCAATACACATTCCACTCAAACTCTGTTAAAACCCCGTAAAAATGGCACGTTCCCATGCCTCCATTGTATACAGTGTAACAGCATAATAAAAGGAGATCGCACACACCATCCCAGATCTGGAGAGTCAATTCCTCTTAAAGGATTTTTTACCTGTGATACTAATTTTGTGATTTATCTATTGAAGTGTCCATGCGGCCTAGCATATGTAGGTGAAACAACCCAAAAAATTCGCGACCGTATCTCACAACACAAATCTACCATCAGACGGAAAAACCTACTACTACCTGTTCCTCACCACTTTGATACACATAATCACACTCCATCACAGCTGAGATTCCAGGTATTAGAACAGATTCATAGAAATAGGAGAGGTGGTAACAGAAGTAGGCTGTTGAAGTTGAGGGAAGCATATTGGATACATAGACTACAGACACTGGAACCGCATGGGCTCAACCGGGAATATGACATTACTAACATGTAG